From the Corticium candelabrum chromosome 2, ooCorCand1.1, whole genome shotgun sequence genome, one window contains:
- the LOC134198452 gene encoding collagen triple helix repeat-containing protein 1-like has protein sequence MAMTLPMSAILFFCFASTTFSQNAPMTYIQGTDEDMTTPTPSMKYIHDTDEAITTPAIDITDATSTTTKPTEYCECIGEKGEMGEPGMDGQHGAPGSAGSPGAPGPAGPTGPPGEMGEQGMKGEKGEPGMQPRMPPPPRHPRHVNWKQCATTEGSDIQNGVLLSCPFNKHRSESALHVEFGGTLRTMLNSLVHNVVCARWYFTFDGEECQPPIDGVVFEGQRGNSHYPHQIGGFCQKTMADQDITKGMVNIEFRIGNCHHYSRQEEGITYLGLDSVSRVIITEMPPPQN, from the exons ATGGCAATGACACTCCCTATGTCAGCTATCCTATTCTTCTGCTTCGCATCAACAACCTTCTCTCAGAATGCACCTATGACGTATATACAAGGTACGGATGAGGATATGACGACACCTACACCTAGCATGAAGTATATACATGATACGGATGAGGCTATCACGACACCAGCGATTGATATCACTGACGCAACCAGTACTACGACGAAG CCAACAGAATATTGCGAATGCattggagagaaaggagaaatggGAGAGCCTGGAATGGATGGGCAACATGGTGCCCCCGGAAGTGCTGGAAGTCCTGGTGCACCAGGTCCTGCAGGTCCCACAGGTCCACCGGGTGAAATGGGTGAACAAGGCatgaaaggagaaaaaggtGAACCAGGAATGCAACCAAGAATGCCTCCACCACCACGACATCCACGGCACGTAAACTGGAAGCAATGTGCTACGACTGAAGGTTCAGACATACAAAATGGAGTATTACTC AGCTGTCCATTCAATAAACATCGTAGTGAATCTGCACTACATGTGGAGTTCGGAGGAACTCTACGAACGATGCTCAATAGTTTGGTTCATAATGTTGTTTGTGCTCGATGGTACTTTACATTTGATGGAGAAGAATGCCAACCGCCAATTGATGGGGTTGTGTTTGAGGGGCAAAGAGGCAATTCACATTATCCACACCAAATCGGTGGTTTTTGTCAAAAGACGATGGCAGACCAAGACATCACAAAAGGTATGGTTAACATCGAATTTCGCATTGGGAACTGCCATCATTATAGCCGACAAGAGGAAGGCATCACTTATCTTGGCTTAGATTCTGTTTCACGAGTAATAATCACAGAAATGCCACCGCCTCAAAACTAA
- the LOC134176141 gene encoding collagen triple helix repeat-containing protein 1-like, whose protein sequence is MQPRMPPPPRHPRHVNWKQCATTEGSDEQNGVLLSCPFNKHRSESALHVEFGGTLRTMLNLWATNPRVVCARWYFTFDGEECQPPIDGVVFEGQKGNSHYPHQIGGFCQKTMADQDITKGMVNIEFRIGNCHHDGLQEKGITYLGLDSVSRVIITEMPPPQK, encoded by the exons ATGCAACCAAGAatgccaccaccaccacgaCATCCACGGCACGTAAACTGGAAGCAATGTGCTACGACTGAAGGTTCAGACGAACAAAATGGAGTATTGCTC AGCTGTCCATTCAATAAACATCGTAGTGAATCTGCACTACATGTGGAGTTCGGAGGAACTCTACGAACGATGCTCAATCTTTGGGCTACAAATCCACGTGTTGTTTGTGCTCGATGGTACTTTACATTTGATGGAGAAGAATGCCAACCGCCAATTGATGGGGTTGTGTTTGAGGGCCAAAAAGGCAATTCACATTATCCACACCAAATCGGTGGTTTTTGTCAAAAGACGATGGCAGACCAAGACATCACAAAAGGTATGGTTAACATCGAATTTCGCATTGGGAACTGCCATCATGATGGCCTACAAGAGAAAGGCATCACTTATCTTGGCTTAGATTCTGTTTCACGAGTAATAATCACAGAAATGCCACCACCTCAAAAGTAA